From the Acidobacteriota bacterium genome, the window GCCTCTTACGAACCTCGGAGACTGCCCCCCCTCCGGCTCGACTGCAGGCTGAATCTCCTAACTGGCGATCTCGCTAATTCCGTCCCCCCCACCGGTTCGACTGCGGGCGGGGCCCTTGTCTCACCGACTCCCCCTCAAGGGGGGAGTGATTCTTGAGGCCAGCACAAGGCTTATTGCCCGATTCCTCGGCGGGATGTAAATCATGTTCGCGGTCTAATGTATAAACGATGTTTGCGGTTTGTAACGCGAGAATCACTCCCCCCTGGAGGGGGAGTCGCAGAAGCCGAGCCGCAGGCGAAGGCTGATGCGGAGGGGGGCATACGCGACGCCGTAAAGCTACGGCTTCCTGAGACGCAGCGTTTATTTCAAACAAGAACTGCCGAGCCTGCCAATCCCGCGGCCGAGGTGACGGACCAGCGCCTGCTGTGGTAGTATTCGAGCGGTTTTGCGGTGAGCGGCAGCCGGCCAAATGATGATTAGTCTAATGGGACCGATTGAAAAAGAAGAACTTATGAGCTCCGATCAGATCGAGCGCACCATCCGCCGGCTGGCGCGGGAGATCCTCGACCACAACCGGGGTCAGCATGGATTGGCGCTGGTTGGCATTCGCCGCCGCGGGGTGCCGCTGGCGGAGCGTCTGGCCGGGGCTCTGTGGGAAATACAGGCTGTCAAGGTTTCGGTCGGTCATCTCGACATCAATCTCTATCGAGACGACCTTTCCTCGGTAGCCACCCAGCCGATCGTACAGAGCAGCGAAATCGATTTCCCGTTGGACCGGAAGATCGTGGTGCTGGTGGACGATGTCCTGTTCACCGGGCGCACCGTGCGGGCCGCCATGGACGCCCTGGTGGATTACGGCCGGCCCAAGGCCATTCAGCTCTGTGTCCTGATCGATCGGGGACATCGGGAGTTGCCCATCCAGGCCCATTTTGTGGGCAAGACGGTCGAGACCGACGCGGTGGAGATGGTGGAGGTCCGGCTCAAGGAGATCGATCGTCGCGAGGGAGTTCTGCTGGTTGAACCTGCTTCATGAGTCCTGAAGCCATTGCCTCAAAGTCCGGCGCGTCCACCCCACCCACCTCCCGGGGAGGCCCGGTGTCATTCAATGCCAAACACCTGCTGG encodes:
- the pyrR gene encoding bifunctional pyr operon transcriptional regulator/uracil phosphoribosyltransferase PyrR yields the protein MGPIEKEELMSSDQIERTIRRLAREILDHNRGQHGLALVGIRRRGVPLAERLAGALWEIQAVKVSVGHLDINLYRDDLSSVATQPIVQSSEIDFPLDRKIVVLVDDVLFTGRTVRAAMDALVDYGRPKAIQLCVLIDRGHRELPIQAHFVGKTVETDAVEMVEVRLKEIDRREGVLLVEPAS